In Alistipes ihumii AP11, a genomic segment contains:
- a CDS encoding RHS repeat-associated core domain-containing protein, with translation MQHPEGTVSMASDGYTYNYFKTDHTGSTRVLLSAVNGSLQQQTTDYYPFGLAWEYNNLNKNKYLFSGKELQDDDIGTSGLLGLYDFGARYYNPVLGRWFNVDPASQVANSYLFCGNSPAVYVDKDGRVFAIIPAIAMGAAIGAVSYTLDVAFSDGGFRNWNFGKFIKSMALSAVSGIATAGVGEIFGPTGGFWNEAGRGLAHGIAQGGLSAIDGGNFLSGFTAGALSSWGVSGFQEWKGVGNTIAGMYIFGGISGGIGSAVSGGNFWEGMARGLTITALNHAHAAWETVAALKGELPVYSGKAMENGDMGGCTYAVLKSNAEYSGKELPANFQIEADGADYNQLANKNGLQTDNIKVDEIEATLKQDRPIAVSYTVQGRGHTVGIQEFQQKTLPSGKTRQRFKVMDPDVGSIVFKSDIIVKLYNPFVLRILK, from the coding sequence ATGCAACATCCCGAAGGCACAGTAAGCATGGCTTCCGACGGATACACCTACAATTATTTCAAAACAGACCATACAGGCAGTACCCGTGTATTACTCAGCGCAGTAAACGGATCCTTGCAGCAGCAGACGACGGATTATTATCCGTTCGGGCTTGCATGGGAATATAACAACTTGAATAAGAATAAGTATTTATTCTCGGGCAAGGAATTGCAAGACGATGATATCGGCACTTCGGGGCTGCTCGGGTTATACGATTTCGGAGCCCGTTATTACAACCCGGTTCTCGGACGTTGGTTCAATGTCGATCCGGCCTCTCAGGTAGCCAATTCTTATCTATTTTGCGGTAACAGTCCGGCGGTATACGTCGATAAAGACGGTCGGGTCTTCGCAATCATACCGGCTATCGCTATGGGAGCAGCTATCGGTGCGGTTTCCTATACTCTGGATGTTGCTTTCAGCGACGGCGGTTTTCGTAATTGGAACTTTGGTAAATTCATAAAGTCTATGGCCCTAAGTGCCGTGTCTGGAATAGCGACTGCCGGAGTAGGAGAAATATTTGGCCCTACCGGTGGTTTTTGGAATGAAGCAGGTCGAGGTCTGGCACATGGTATAGCTCAAGGTGGATTATCGGCTATAGACGGAGGGAATTTTTTGAGTGGCTTTACTGCCGGCGCCCTCAGTTCTTGGGGTGTTTCGGGTTTCCAAGAATGGAAAGGTGTCGGAAATACCATAGCAGGAATGTATATTTTCGGCGGCATATCGGGAGGGATAGGTTCCGCAGTCTCCGGTGGAAACTTTTGGGAAGGAATGGCCAGAGGTTTAACGATTACAGCACTGAATCATGCTCACGCAGCATGGGAAACAGTAGCCGCACTTAAAGGCGAATTGCCCGTCTATTCGGGTAAAGCAATGGAAAATGGAGATATGGGAGGATGTACATACGCTGTATTAAAATCAAATGCTGAGTATTCGGGAAAGGAATTACCTGCTAATTTTCAAATAGAAGCAGACGGTGCCGATTATAACCAACTCGCAAATAAAAATGGTTTACAAACCGACAACATAAAAGTAGATGAAATTGAGGCTACATTAAAGCAAGATCGTCCCATTGCCGTTTCTTACACTGTACAGGGAAGAGGACATACGGTCGGTATCCAAGAGTTTCAACAGAAAACATTGCCCAGTGGGAAAACTCGACAAAGATTCAAAGTCATGGATCCGGATGTAGGGAGTATCGTATTTAAATCAGACATCATAGTCAAGCTTTATAATCCTTTTGTATTGCGTATTCTAAAATAA
- a CDS encoding outer membrane beta-barrel protein: MFRYLMLWALAALWAQTDLQGRPPVRSLEGVVADSAGSGPLVGASVLLMTPGDTLLRITDSRGAFRFESVRDSSVRLRIGYLGYRGTTRNVSMTAGTNRIDTVFLGEIPISLGEIVVQGRRPLMSERGDTIVYHAENVRVLPGDEALQIVRGLPGMELKEGEVRFMGKTIERTYVDGRPLFGENARSALDFLAANDVVDIQVYDELPEEERLKGNKNGKKRTVMNLVTRSKPEKSVNVEALAGYGADIDRGPDGHRKGRYGAGASYNYFSERRIYSVEANSNNNNQSSNRIRDRFASYAGGGDGDRRSTTLGASLTHRYGKHLTLSGNYRFANERSETQRITQQIYFPSEAYRSRSYTDTTRASRLGRQHSANLDLRYNPKNDYLVFATSVQYSDDLSHSYRGARNELDGETTNRVGATERNREKSRNLSGMLIWAHSFKSNPKRAIHMNVQGSTSRDDASGWRIDSLSTDNDRTFLETTAGGWSRSLGGNFSYTEPVGEKSSVTAGYGISVDNSHSKRMAVDRFTGLIDTTSTYDYTRNYTTQTAELGFNRYSQTCYLFVRMGYQSARQNRDETFPETHDDRRTFRSLQPSLSFHYSIGQTRNLYFNYSGSARQPSVEQLRAELDTRNRLSLTGGTPGLRQSYTHSVSLGYYHTDTKSSRSVGFNLSADLTVRDIATRQRFFAEDTPLEQYGGYVAPKGSTLTTPVNVNGSGSVQANGNFSTPLKPLKSVLNCTAGIGYSRRPSYIGEELDYTNSLSPRIGVHLTGNQSTVCQFSLSANLSYNHSSNSLRDDNSTITQQTGAQVRVNFLKHAYFETNYAYYLYHSFSYAGGDVDTHTWNLSLGIKLFKNRSGDISLTVYDILNRNESFTSSMMSDYVTNNWSRMFGRYWTIGIGYKFNKTGKLKAKP, translated from the coding sequence ATGTTCCGATACCTGATGCTATGGGCTCTCGCGGCCTTGTGGGCGCAAACCGACCTGCAAGGCCGTCCGCCCGTCCGTTCGCTGGAGGGAGTCGTCGCCGACTCGGCCGGCAGCGGCCCGCTCGTCGGAGCGTCCGTACTGCTGATGACCCCGGGCGATACGCTGCTGAGAATAACCGACAGCCGGGGAGCCTTCCGATTCGAAAGCGTGCGCGACTCGTCGGTCCGTCTCCGCATCGGCTACCTCGGCTATCGCGGCACGACCCGAAACGTAAGCATGACAGCCGGAACGAACCGGATAGATACTGTTTTTCTCGGAGAGATTCCGATCAGCCTGGGCGAGATCGTCGTGCAGGGACGGCGCCCGCTGATGAGCGAACGCGGAGACACGATCGTCTACCATGCGGAGAACGTCCGCGTGCTGCCCGGCGACGAGGCGCTTCAGATCGTCCGGGGCCTGCCCGGCATGGAGCTCAAGGAAGGGGAAGTCCGCTTCATGGGCAAAACGATCGAGCGGACCTACGTCGACGGCCGTCCGCTGTTCGGAGAGAACGCCCGCTCGGCCCTCGACTTTCTGGCGGCCAACGACGTAGTCGACATTCAGGTCTACGACGAACTGCCCGAGGAGGAGCGGCTCAAGGGCAACAAGAACGGCAAGAAACGCACGGTAATGAACCTCGTTACGCGCAGCAAGCCCGAGAAAAGCGTCAACGTCGAGGCGCTGGCCGGCTACGGAGCCGACATCGACCGGGGCCCCGACGGACACCGCAAGGGACGCTACGGAGCCGGCGCTTCGTACAACTATTTCTCGGAACGGCGCATTTACTCGGTCGAGGCGAACAGCAACAACAACAATCAGTCGTCCAACCGCATCCGGGACAGGTTCGCCTCATACGCGGGCGGCGGAGACGGAGACCGCCGCAGCACGACGCTCGGCGCCAGCCTGACGCACCGCTACGGCAAGCATCTGACCCTGTCGGGAAACTACCGCTTCGCCAACGAGCGGTCGGAAACGCAGCGGATCACGCAACAGATCTATTTCCCGTCGGAAGCCTACCGGTCGCGCAGCTACACCGACACGACCCGAGCCTCGCGCCTCGGCAGGCAACACTCGGCCAATCTCGATCTGCGCTATAACCCGAAGAACGACTACCTCGTCTTCGCGACCAGTGTCCAATACTCCGACGACCTCTCGCACAGCTATCGGGGAGCCCGCAACGAGCTCGACGGCGAAACGACCAACCGCGTCGGCGCGACGGAGCGCAACCGCGAGAAGAGTCGTAACCTGTCCGGCATGCTGATCTGGGCCCACTCGTTCAAAAGCAATCCGAAGCGGGCGATCCACATGAACGTCCAAGGCTCCACGAGTCGCGACGACGCATCGGGCTGGCGGATCGACTCGCTCTCGACCGACAACGACCGGACCTTTTTGGAGACGACTGCCGGCGGATGGAGCCGGTCGCTGGGAGGAAACTTCAGCTACACGGAGCCTGTGGGCGAAAAAAGCTCGGTAACGGCCGGCTACGGCATTTCGGTCGACAACAGCCACTCGAAGCGGATGGCCGTCGACCGCTTCACCGGACTGATCGACACGACCTCGACCTACGACTACACGCGCAACTACACGACTCAGACCGCCGAACTCGGATTCAACCGATACAGTCAGACTTGCTACCTGTTCGTGCGCATGGGCTACCAGTCGGCCCGGCAAAACCGGGACGAGACCTTCCCCGAAACGCACGACGACCGACGCACGTTCCGCAGCCTGCAGCCGTCGCTGTCGTTCCACTATTCGATCGGACAGACCCGCAATCTGTACTTCAATTACAGCGGCTCGGCCCGGCAGCCCTCGGTCGAGCAGCTCCGTGCCGAGCTGGACACGCGCAACCGACTGAGCCTCACAGGCGGAACCCCCGGTCTCAGACAGAGCTACACCCACTCGGTCTCGCTCGGCTACTACCATACCGACACGAAGAGCTCGCGCTCGGTGGGATTCAACCTGTCGGCCGACCTGACCGTGCGCGACATCGCCACCCGCCAGCGTTTTTTCGCCGAGGATACCCCGCTCGAGCAATACGGAGGCTACGTCGCGCCGAAAGGCTCGACGCTGACGACGCCGGTCAACGTGAACGGCTCGGGATCGGTTCAGGCCAACGGGAACTTCTCGACTCCGCTCAAGCCGCTGAAGTCGGTTCTGAACTGCACGGCCGGCATCGGATACAGCCGCCGGCCCTCGTATATCGGAGAAGAGCTCGACTACACGAACTCGCTGTCGCCCCGGATAGGAGTGCATCTGACAGGCAACCAATCGACCGTCTGCCAGTTCTCGCTCAGCGCGAACCTTTCGTACAACCACTCCTCCAACTCGCTCCGCGACGACAACAGCACGATCACGCAGCAGACCGGAGCCCAAGTGCGCGTCAACTTCCTCAAGCACGCCTATTTCGAAACGAACTACGCCTATTACCTTTACCACAGCTTCTCGTATGCCGGCGGCGACGTCGACACGCATACGTGGAACCTCTCGCTCGGAATCAAGCTGTTCAAGAACCGCTCGGGCGACATCAGCCTGACGGTATACGACATTCTGAACCGTAACGAGAGCTTCACCTCGAGCATGATGTCGGACTACGTGACCAACAACTGGTCGCGCATGTTCGGACGCTACTGGACGATCGGCATCGGATACAAGTTCAACAAGACGGGCAAGCTGAAGGCCAAGCCGTAG
- the lysS gene encoding lysine--tRNA ligase, with translation MSIAELSEQEQIRRNSLAQLRELGIDPYPAARYEVTATAAQIAAEYSPEKQNFSDISIAGRILSRRIMGSASFFELQDHTGKIQVYIKRDEVCGDDPEATLYNKVFKKLLDIGDIVGVRGFAFVTKTGELSVHCKELKLLSKSLRPLPIVKEKDGKVYDAFSDPELRYRQRYVDLIVNPQVRQVFLQRTKIIDTMRRFFNERGYVEVETPILQSIPGGASARPFVTHHNALDIPLYLRIANELYLKKLIVGGFDGVYEFGKDFRNEGMDRTHNPEFTVMEIYVAYKDYIWMMEFVEQMLERVALALHGTTKVRIGEHTVDFAGPFRRVTMTDAIREKTGFDITGKSERELREACAKLNVETDETMGKGKLIDAIFGAYCEQDLIQPTFVTDYPIEMSPLCKRHRSNPDLTERFELFVTGKELCNAYSELNDPIDQLERFQEQLRLSEKGDDEAMFIDMDFVRALEYGMPTCSGMGIGIDRLTMFMTGQTTIQDVLFFPQMRPEKAAQKDGPEKYAAAGIPEQWVPVLHKMGFLTVEALKKLAPGKLHNDLCGYNKKNKLGLQNPTLDEVKGWTAG, from the coding sequence ATGAGCATCGCAGAACTCAGTGAACAGGAACAGATCCGCCGCAACTCGCTCGCGCAGCTGCGCGAGTTGGGAATCGACCCCTATCCGGCCGCCCGGTACGAGGTGACCGCCACGGCCGCGCAGATCGCCGCGGAGTACTCGCCCGAAAAGCAGAACTTCTCCGACATATCGATCGCGGGGCGCATCCTCTCGCGCCGTATCATGGGCAGCGCGTCGTTTTTCGAGCTGCAGGACCATACGGGCAAGATACAGGTCTACATCAAGCGCGACGAAGTGTGCGGAGACGATCCCGAAGCGACGCTCTACAACAAGGTCTTCAAGAAGCTGCTCGACATAGGCGACATCGTCGGCGTGCGCGGATTCGCGTTCGTCACCAAAACCGGCGAGCTGTCGGTCCACTGCAAGGAGCTGAAACTGCTGAGCAAGTCGCTGCGGCCGCTGCCGATCGTCAAGGAGAAAGACGGCAAAGTGTACGACGCGTTCAGCGATCCCGAGCTGCGCTACCGCCAGCGCTACGTCGATCTGATCGTCAATCCGCAGGTGCGTCAGGTATTCCTGCAGCGCACGAAGATCATCGACACGATGCGCCGCTTTTTCAACGAACGGGGCTACGTCGAGGTCGAAACGCCGATCCTGCAGTCGATTCCCGGCGGAGCGTCGGCCCGCCCGTTCGTCACGCATCACAATGCGCTCGACATTCCGCTCTACCTGCGGATCGCCAACGAGTTGTACCTCAAGAAGCTGATCGTAGGCGGGTTCGACGGCGTATACGAGTTCGGCAAGGACTTCCGCAACGAGGGCATGGACCGCACGCACAATCCCGAGTTCACGGTCATGGAAATATACGTCGCCTACAAGGATTACATCTGGATGATGGAGTTCGTCGAGCAGATGCTCGAACGGGTGGCACTGGCGCTGCACGGCACGACGAAAGTGCGCATCGGCGAGCACACGGTCGATTTCGCCGGCCCGTTCCGCCGCGTGACGATGACCGACGCGATCCGCGAGAAGACCGGCTTCGACATCACCGGCAAAAGCGAACGGGAACTGCGCGAAGCCTGCGCCAAGCTGAACGTCGAGACCGACGAGACCATGGGCAAGGGCAAGCTGATCGACGCGATTTTCGGCGCCTATTGCGAGCAGGATCTGATCCAGCCGACGTTCGTCACGGACTACCCGATCGAGATGTCGCCGCTGTGCAAGCGCCACCGCAGCAATCCCGACCTGACCGAGCGGTTCGAGCTGTTCGTGACCGGCAAGGAGCTGTGCAACGCCTATTCCGAGCTGAACGACCCGATCGACCAGCTGGAGCGCTTTCAGGAACAGCTGCGCCTGAGCGAGAAAGGCGACGACGAGGCGATGTTCATCGACATGGACTTCGTCCGCGCGCTGGAGTACGGCATGCCGACTTGTTCGGGCATGGGCATCGGCATCGACCGGCTCACGATGTTCATGACGGGCCAGACGACGATTCAGGACGTGTTGTTCTTCCCGCAGATGCGTCCCGAAAAGGCCGCCCAGAAGGACGGTCCCGAGAAATACGCCGCCGCAGGCATTCCCGAGCAATGGGTCCCCGTGCTGCATAAAATGGGCTTTCTGACGGTCGAAGCGCTGAAGAAGCTCGCGCCGGGCAAGCTGCACAACGACCTGTGCGGTTACAACAAGAAGAACAAGCTCGGACTGCAGAATCCGACGCTCGACGAAGTGAAAGGCTGGACGGCCGGATAA
- a CDS encoding SulP family inorganic anion transporter: MKLLEFRPKLFDCLKNYSKRTFASDLMAGIIVGIVALPLAIAFGIASGVSPEKGIVTAILAGLVVSLLGGSRVQIGGPTGAFIVIIYGIIQQYGEAGLIVATLMAGVLLVLMGVFRLGAVIKFIPYPVVVGFTSGIAVTIFTTQIADVFGLDFGGEKVPGDFVGKWLLYFRHFGTVDWWNAAISVLSVLIIALSPKFSKKIPGSLIAIVVVTVGVYFLKRYGGIEGIDTIGDRFTIRSSLPGAAVPELNWEAIKNLFPVAVTIAVLGAIESLLSATVADGVTGDRHDSNTELIAQGAANLVTPLFGGIPATGAIARTMTNINNGGRTPVAGIVHAVVLLLILLFLMPLAQYTPMACLAGVLIVVSYNMSGWRTFRALLSNPRADVTVLLLTFSLTVLFDLTVAIEVGLLIACVLFMKRVMETTEISVIRDEIDPGSGLDVAVHEEHLTVPRGVEVYEINGPYFFGIATKFEELMAQLGDRPKVRVIRMRKVPFIDSTGIHNLTNLCVMSRREKIEVVLSGVNDTVHAALQRSGFYELLGPDNICPNINAALERARRILGE; the protein is encoded by the coding sequence ATGAAACTTTTGGAGTTCAGACCCAAACTGTTCGACTGTCTGAAAAACTATTCGAAACGCACGTTCGCTTCCGACCTGATGGCCGGCATCATCGTCGGCATCGTCGCGCTGCCGCTGGCTATCGCGTTCGGCATCGCCTCGGGCGTATCGCCCGAGAAGGGCATCGTCACGGCCATCCTCGCCGGACTGGTCGTCTCGCTACTGGGAGGAAGCCGCGTACAGATCGGAGGGCCTACGGGCGCATTCATCGTCATCATATACGGCATCATCCAGCAATACGGCGAGGCGGGCCTGATCGTCGCCACGCTGATGGCCGGCGTGCTGCTCGTGCTGATGGGCGTCTTCCGGCTCGGAGCCGTCATCAAGTTCATCCCCTACCCCGTCGTCGTCGGCTTCACGAGCGGCATCGCCGTGACGATCTTCACGACGCAGATCGCCGACGTGTTCGGTCTGGACTTCGGAGGCGAGAAGGTTCCGGGCGACTTCGTCGGCAAGTGGCTGCTCTATTTCCGCCACTTCGGCACGGTCGACTGGTGGAACGCCGCCATCAGCGTGCTGAGCGTGCTGATTATCGCGTTGAGTCCGAAATTCTCGAAGAAAATACCGGGATCGCTGATCGCCATCGTCGTCGTGACCGTCGGCGTCTACTTTCTGAAGCGGTACGGCGGCATCGAAGGCATCGACACGATCGGCGACCGCTTCACGATCCGATCGAGCCTGCCGGGCGCCGCCGTGCCCGAACTGAACTGGGAAGCGATCAAGAACCTGTTTCCGGTAGCCGTGACGATCGCCGTGCTGGGCGCCATCGAGTCGTTGCTGTCGGCCACCGTAGCCGACGGCGTAACAGGCGACCGCCACGACTCGAATACCGAACTGATCGCGCAGGGAGCGGCCAATCTGGTAACGCCGCTGTTCGGCGGTATTCCCGCAACGGGAGCGATCGCCCGCACGATGACCAACATCAACAACGGGGGACGGACGCCGGTAGCCGGAATCGTCCACGCGGTCGTGCTGCTGCTGATCCTGCTGTTCCTGATGCCGTTGGCGCAGTACACCCCGATGGCCTGTCTGGCCGGCGTACTGATCGTCGTGTCGTACAACATGAGCGGCTGGCGGACGTTCCGGGCGCTGCTCAGCAATCCGCGCGCGGACGTGACGGTGCTTCTGCTCACTTTCTCGCTGACCGTGCTGTTCGACCTGACCGTCGCTATCGAAGTCGGTCTGCTGATCGCCTGCGTGCTGTTTATGAAGCGCGTAATGGAAACGACCGAAATCTCCGTAATCCGCGACGAGATCGACCCGGGCTCCGGCCTGGACGTCGCCGTACACGAGGAACACCTGACCGTCCCCCGGGGAGTCGAGGTATACGAGATCAACGGCCCGTACTTCTTCGGCATCGCAACGAAGTTCGAGGAGCTGATGGCCCAACTCGGCGACCGGCCCAAGGTGCGCGTGATCCGGATGCGGAAGGTTCCGTTCATCGACTCGACGGGCATCCACAACCTGACGAACCTGTGCGTGATGTCGCGCCGCGAGAAGATCGAGGTCGTACTGTCGGGCGTCAACGACACGGTACACGCCGCCTTGCAGCGCTCGGGCTTCTACGAACTGCTGGGCCCCGACAACATCTGCCCGAACATCAATGCGGCGCTGGAAAGAGCCCGACGGATTCTCGGGGAATAA
- the tpiA gene encoding triose-phosphate isomerase, with product MRKKIVAGNWKMNTTPAEGVELFKGVAAQKGEVCSCVNFIVAPPFTHLSEIVKAARGTGIAVSAQNCAAEAKGAYTGEVSAKMIASLGVEYVILGHSERREYYGETSQTLNKKMAQAYENNLAPIYCVGEKLEDREAGKHFDVVRAQIEEVVYNLTPEQFSKLIVAYEPVWAIGTGKTATADQAQEMHAFIRQVLAEKFGNAADQTVILYGGSAKPGNAPELFSKEDVDGGLIGGAALVADDFIAIGKAFK from the coding sequence ATGAGAAAGAAAATTGTCGCAGGAAACTGGAAAATGAACACCACTCCGGCGGAGGGTGTCGAACTGTTCAAGGGAGTAGCCGCCCAGAAGGGCGAGGTTTGCTCATGCGTGAACTTCATCGTGGCTCCTCCGTTCACCCACCTTTCGGAGATCGTCAAGGCCGCCCGAGGAACGGGCATCGCCGTGTCGGCCCAGAACTGCGCAGCCGAAGCCAAGGGCGCCTATACCGGAGAGGTATCGGCCAAGATGATCGCCTCGCTGGGCGTCGAATATGTGATCCTCGGCCACAGCGAGCGCCGCGAATACTACGGCGAGACGAGCCAAACGCTGAACAAGAAAATGGCTCAGGCTTACGAGAACAACCTCGCACCGATCTACTGCGTGGGCGAGAAGCTCGAGGACCGCGAGGCCGGCAAACACTTCGACGTCGTACGTGCCCAGATCGAAGAAGTGGTCTACAACCTGACGCCCGAGCAGTTCTCGAAACTGATCGTCGCATACGAACCGGTATGGGCCATCGGTACGGGCAAGACGGCTACGGCCGATCAGGCACAGGAGATGCACGCCTTCATCCGTCAGGTGCTCGCCGAGAAGTTCGGCAACGCAGCCGACCAGACCGTTATCCTCTACGGAGGCAGCGCGAAGCCGGGCAACGCTCCCGAGCTTTTCTCGAAAGAGGACGTCGACGGCGGCCTGATCGGAGGCGCGGCGCTCGTGGCCGACGACTTCATCGCGATCGGCAAGGCATTCAAGTAA